CCCGGCACGACGACCACCTGGGTGTGGAACCGGATCCCGCCCGCGGCGAACGACTCGAGCTGCGGCAGGATCTCGGGAGCCTTCGGGTTGCGGAGGACGCGGCGCCGCACGGCGGGGTCGGTGGCGTGCACCGACACGTACAGCGGCGACAGGCGGTACTCGAGGATCCGCCGGACGTCCTTGTCCTTCAGGTTCGAGAGGGTGGCGAAATTCCCGTACCGGAAGCTGAGCCGGTAGTCGTCGTCGCGGATGAACAGCGGCTTCCGGGCGCCCTCGGGGTTGCCGTCCACGAAGCAGAAGTCGCAGCGGTTGTTGCAGCGCCGGATTCTGGGCGGCTCCAGGACGACGCCGAGGGGCAGTCCCTCCGGTCGCTCGACGTCGTACTCGGTCTCCTCGCCGGCCGCCGAGCGCACGTGGAGGACGAACGACTCGTCGCCGGTCAGGAACTCCCAGTCCAGGAAGTCCACCAGCTCGCGGCCCGCGACCGTGAGCAGCTCGTCCCCGCTCTTGAGGCCGAGCTGGTCACCGAGGGACCCGGGCGCGACGGCGGCGACACGTAACATATGGCCTGTGATGATACAGCGTAACGCGTTAATCCACAATACATTCTGCTCCGGCCTTCAAGCGATGTGCGAGCCTCGCGGACAGGACACAAATCGAGCCGCCACACGGTGTTTCGCGTGCCGGCTCGAGCCGCCGCGGCTGGCGCGTCAGGGTCAGGCCAAGCCGGGCTGGAACGCTCCGTAGCCGCGCGCCATGCCGGTGGCGGCGAGGACCATTGCGACGAGGATCAACGCCTGGGCGAGGCCGATGCGGGCGAACACCTCGCTCGCCCAGAACGTGCGCGAGCGGGCGCTGCTGCTGACGCGCGCCGCGGCGTGCGCGACCCCGGCGCCGGGGTGACCGCACTCTGCGTGAGCCCGGACGCGACGACGGGGACAGGTTGCGCCGAGCAGTCGGCGACCCACTGTCCCCGCCTTGTCCCCGTCATCGCATCTTGGCGATGACACATCAACCATCAAGACACAAGCTGCAGCGCCATCAACCAGGAGCGGGCGACCGGATTCGAACCGGCGACGTCCAGCTTGGGAAGCTGGCATTCTACCCCTGAATTACGCCCGCTGATGGGGCGCAACCTACGAAGGCCGCGCCCCCCCGTCAACGATCCTCACTGCACCTTGTACTTCCAGGCCAGGATCCCCCGCCCGTTCGCCGCCAGGTTGAAGTCGTACGACTGCCCGGGGTTCCCGTTCCCGTTGAGGTCCGGCAGCTCGACCGTCTGCGTCGCCACCACGTCGCACGCCGCGTTCAGGAACTGCACGGCCAGCGTGAAGCCCTTCAGGGGCTGGGTCCTCAGGTTGGTGACCATCCCGTGGAACGTCGCGGACGTGTCACCCGGCTCGAAGCGCAGCACCGCCATCTCCCACGGCAGCGAGTCGGCCTTGAGCAGCACCCGCAGGGTGGAGTCCTTGTTCCCGTTGTCCTGCCACGCCCGCGCGAGCATCTGCAGCGAGGTGCGGTTCATCGAGTCCACCGCCACCAGCCGCCGCGCGGCGTCCAGCATCTTCACCGAGTCCTTCTGCGCCAGGTAGACGTTGCTGAGGTTGAACAGCCCGTCGCGATCGCAGCGGTCCTTCGCCAGGCCCAGCTCGAAGGCCCGCGCCGACAGGTCGAACTGCCGCGACCGGAACAGCGCCGTGCCCGCGTCCATCAGGTCCAGGGCGTCGGCCGAGTCCGTATGGGCCAGCATCGAGTCGTACACCATCCGTGCGTCGGCATCGTGGTGCTGCGCCACCAGCACCATGGCCAGGCTCGCCTGCGCCGGCAGGTCCCGAGGCCGGATCTGCAGCACCTCCCGGTAGGTGCCCTCCGCCTCGTGATACCACTCCATCTTCACCACGCTGTCCGCGACGTTGCGCCGCTGAGCCTCCGCGTGCACCCGCGCGGTGTCGTTCGCCTCGCGCGTCATGAGCCGCGCCGCGTTGAACAGGGCCGTCTCCCGCAGATCCGCCATGGTGCGGTCTTCCGTGGAACGGGCCGCCAGCCGGAAGTAGACGATCGAGCTGTCCACGCGGTTCTGGTTGTAGAAGATGTTCGCCATGTTGAGGTAGGAGTTCGGGCGGGCCCGGTAGATCAGGTTCGCCCTCCGGTACAAGGCCAGCGCGGAGTCGGGGTTGTCGTTCATGATCTGCGTGGCCTGGTTCTGCAGCGGGACCCACTCGTTGAAGCGCTCCCGCTCGATCTCCCGCTTGCACTCCGGATCGGTGGCCGCTTCCGCCCTGGTGAACGCGGAGTCCGCACCGACCAGGTCGTGGTTCAGCACGTACAGCTGCCCGTACAGATACCACAGGGTCGCCGGGTCGGCGCCCCCGCCCTTCGCCGCGTCGCTGAGCAGCCGCGTGGCGTCCGCGATCCGGCCCCGCTTCACGTCCTCGTATTTCGTGGCCTTCGCCTGGTCGAGGTGCTGCTTGGCCCCGTTCAGGCGGAAGTTCCCGCGGTAGTCGAGGTGACGACACTCCGGCGCCGCCTGGCCGAGGGCCGACGTGAAGGAGAACGCCAGCGCCGCCAGCGGCGCGATGATGGTGAGACTGCGCGATGCCATTACCTGTACCTCCATGGAGATGAAACCACCCAAGTACCTAAAGATTCACGAGTTAGCTGACTGCGTCAACACCTTACTTGAGGTCCCTGCCGTACAGCACGCCGGCCCCCGTGTTGAAAACTACGACCCCCGCGGCGGGCGCGATGAGCCCCGCGGCGAGGAGCCTGCGGGCCGCAGCCACGGCCGCGCCACCCTCCGGGCAAGCGTCGATCCCCTCCCGTTCCGCCAGGAGCCGGGCCCCATCCACCAGATCGGGGTCCGCGACGGCGACCGCCCCTCCCCCGCTCTCGCGCAGGGCCCGCAGCATCAGCGCTCCCCCCAGGGGCGCCGGCACCCGAAGCCCGCTGGCCACGGTTTCCGGGTCGGGCCACGGCTCGCACCGCTCAGCGTGCGCCTCCCAGGCCCGCACGACGGGCGCACAGCCGGCCGATTGGACCGCGAACAGGCGCGGCATCGGCCCGGAGACCCAGCCGGACTCGATCAGCTCCCCGAAGGCCTTCCACATCCCGATCAGGCCGGTCCCGCCGCCGGCGGGGTAGATGATCGCCCCCGGGAGGCGCCAGCCCAATTGCTCTGCAATCTCCAGGCCGAGGGTCTTCTTTCCCTCGATTCGGTAGGGTTCCCGCAGTGTGGAAAGGTCCATCGCCGAGTGCTCGGCGGCGTAGGCCCTGGCCCGGGCTCCGCAGTCGCCGATGTGACCGTCCACCAGCTCCAGGTCGGCGCCGTAGGCCGCGATCTGGCCCAGGAGCGGCCGGGGAGTGGAGCGCGGCGCGAAGACCTTGACCGGGACGCCGGCCCGGGCACCGTAGGCGGCCGCGGCCACTCCGGCGTTCCCCGCCGTGGGAAGCACGAACCGCCCGGCCCCTGCAGCGACGGCCCGCGTCACGGCAGCCGACAGCCCGCGCGCCTTGAACGAACCCGTCGGGTTCGCGGACTCGTCCTTGATCCAGAGGTTCGCGGCACCGAGGGCTGCTCCCAGGCGGGCAGCCGGCAGGAGCGGCGTGCCGCCCTCTCCGAGCGTCACCGGCCGCTCCGACTCGCGCAGCGGCAGCAGGGCACGGTAGCGCCACATGCCTTCCCCGGTTGCGGCGGGCGGGAGCGACGGCTTCCCGGGATAGCGGGTCGCGTACCGCACCAGCCAGGGCGACCCGCAGTCCCCGCACACCGTCGGCAGCCCGCCGGCGCCCTGCCGCTTGCCGCACCCGGAGCACTCGAGCGTCCAGTCCATCGCGCGTCAGCTCCGGGAGGCGAGGTGGGAGAGGATTCGCTCGGCGAGGGGCCGCGAGACGCCGGGCACCGCCGCCAGCTCCTCGGCGCTCGCGGACTGCACCCCGGCCAGGGAGCCGAAACGCTCGAGCAGGGCGCGCCGGCGCGCCGGCCCCACGCCCGGCACGGCCAGCAGCTCTGAGGTGAGGGTCCGAGCCGCCCGGCGCTTGCGGTTGAAGGTCACCGCCACGCGGTGGGCCTCGTCCCGGGCCCGCTGCATCAGCTTCAGGGCGGGGCTGCGCCGGGGCAGCCGCAGAGGCTCGGCGCGCGAGGGCAGGTACACCTCCTCGTCGCGCTTGGCGAGCGAGGCGAACGCCAGCTGCTCGGACAGACCCAGGCCGCCGGCCGCGGCGAGGGCCGCGTTGAGCTGGCCGCGCCCGCCGTCCACCAGCAGCAGCTCGGGGAGCTGGCGCCCTTCGTCGCTGCGCCGCTTCAGCCAGCGCGTCACCACCTCGGTGAGCGACGCGAAGTCGTCCTGCCCCTCCACCAGCTTGACCTTGAAGGTGCGGTATTCGCTGCGGCGGGGCCGGCCGTTCTCGAACCAGACGATCGCACCCACCGTGTCGCGCCCCTGCGCCGTGCTGATGTCCACGCAGGCCATCCGCCGCGGGACCGCGGCCAGCCCGAGGTCGCGCCCCAGCGCGTACACCGGGTCCTCCGCCCGCTCGGCGCCCTCGAAGGTCTCGAGGCGCAGCGTCTCAAGCAGGTGGCGCGCGTTCTGGTCGGCCAGGTCCGTCAGCCGGCGGGCGGTGCCGCGGCTGGGGATCGCCCAGCGCGCGTCGCCGAAGGCCTCCGCCAGCGCGGCCTCGTCGGCCGGCGGGCACGGCAGGTAGGCCACCGGCGCGCGGCGATCGCCGGCGAGGTAGGTGCGCACGAGAAACGCGGTCAGGATCTCGTTCTCCGGCACGTTCTCGACGCCGACGAGAAACGTGTGCTCGCTCCCCACCAGCTTGCCGTCCCGCACCCGCAGCACCACTGCGCAGGCGTCGTCCTCGTCCCGCGCCAGGCCGATCGCGTCGCAGGTGCCGCCTCCGACGCGCTCGACCGTGGGCGGCTCCTCGATCTGGTCGATCCGCTTCAGCGCGTCCCGCAGCTCGGCGGCCAGCTCGAAGTCGGTGGCCGCCGAGGCGGCCTGCATCCGCTCGCGGAGGTGCTGGCGCACCTCGAGGGTCTTGCCCTCGAGGAACAGCAGCACGTCCTGGATCATCCGGCCGTAGGCCTCGCGGCTCTCCCAGCCGACGCACGGCGCGTGGCACTTGTGAATGTGGTAGTCGAGGCACGGCCGGTCGGGAGCGTCCGCGGGCAGGTCGTAGCTGCAGGACCGCACCGTGAAGATGCGGCGGATGACGCGCAGCGTCTGTCGCAGCGCGCCCACGTCGGTGTACGGCCCGAAGTAGCGGGCGCCGTCCTCGGCCGCGCTGCGGGTCACCAGCACCCGCGGGAACGGCTCGCGGACGGTCACGGCCAGCCACGGATACCGCTTGTCGTCCCGCAGGTCCACGTTGAACCTGGGGTGGTACTCCTTGATCAGGTTGTTCTCGAGCAGCAGCGCCTGCGACGCGCTGGGGGTGACGATGGTGTCCAGGTCGGCGATCCGCTCGCGCAGCAGCTCGAACCGCGGGTTGGCGGCCGCCTCGTCGCCGAAGTACCACCGCACCCGGCCGCGAAGGCTGCCGGCCTTGCCGACGTACAGCACCGTGCCGTCCGCGTCCTTCCACAGGTAGACGCCGGGCGCGTCGGGCAGCGCCTCGAGCTTGCGCTGCAGGACCTCGTCAGGCACGGCCGGGCCTCCACGCCGCCACGGCCCGGGCGGCCGGAATGCGGAGCGCCAGGGTCGCCGCGCCGTAGACGAGCGCGTACGGCACCAGCACCACCAGGCCGGTGGTCACCGGCCCCAGGCCGGACGCGGCGCGCCACAGCCCGACCGCCGCCGCGCCCGCCGCGATCGCCGCGCCCCACAGCTTGAGCAGGTACCCGCGGGCGAAGTGGGTGGCGCCGATCCGCGCGGCCAGCGCTCGCCTGAGCAGCGCGAACTCGACCCACGCCGAGAATCCCGCGCTGGCGGTGAGGCCAACGGCGCCCCACTTCAGCTCGACGCCCAGCAGCGGCGGCAGCGGCACCGCGCACAGGAACCCGAGCACGGTCGTGAGAACGACGCGGACCACGGCGAAGCGCAGCGGCGTGCGCGTGTCGCCGAGCGCGTAGAAGGTCGAGGCCGAGAGGCGGCTCAGCGTGGACGCCAGCAGGCCCACGGCGGAGCCCGCCAGGATGCCCCACACGTAACGGCTGTCCACGGCCCGGAACCGGCCGGCCTGGAACAGCGCGGCCACCAACACCTGGCCCAGCGCCAGGAAGGCCATCGCGCAGGGCACGATGAAGTAGGCGATGCGGTGCAGACCGTCCTCGAGCTGACGGCGCAGGGCCGCGTGCCGCTCGGCCTCGCTGCCGCCCGTGGCCGACATCTCCGGCAGCGCGGCGGCCGAGACCGACATCCCGAACAGGCTCACCGGCAGCGTGTACAGGAGCTGCGCGTTGGCCAGCGCCCCGACGGGGTCGTTGCCCAGCAGGCTCGCGATGACGGTGTCCACGAACGCGCTGATCTGGTTGACGCCCCGCCCGACCAGCGCCGGCCAGAAGTTGCGCACCACCGTGCGCACCTCCGGGTCCGCCGTGCTCGCCGACACCCTGAGCCCGCGCGCCAGCCGCAGGACGACCGGCACCTGCACCAGCACCTGCAGCAGGCTGCCGGCCACCGCCCCCCAGGCGATGATGACGGCCAGCCGCTCCGCGGCGGCGCGGCGGCCGGCGATCGCCGCCGCGATGATGGCGGCGTTCCACACCACCGGGGCGGCGTAGGAGAGGAAGAACTTGCGGTGGCTGTTGAGGATGCCGAGGCACCACGCCGAGAAGACCAAGATGCCCGTGGCCGGGAACAGGATCCGGACCAGCGTGATGGTGAGGAGGCGCTTGTCGCCCGTGAAGCCCGGCGCCAGCGCACTGACCACCAGCGGCGTGGCGCCCACCCCGAGCGCCACCGCCGCCGCCACCACCAGGCCCAGCAGACCGGCCACCGCGCCGGCCACCCGGCCCGCCTCCTCGTCCCGTCCCTGCCCCACCAGGCGCGCGTAGACCGGAATGAAGGACGCCGACAAGACGCCCTCGCCGAACAGGTTCTGCAGCAGGTTGGGGATGCGGAACGAAGCGCCGAGGGCGTCGGCCACGAGGCCGAGGCCGAAGTAGCGGCTGATGACGTGCTGGCGGACGAATCCCGCGATCCGGCTGAGGAGGATCCCGGCGGCCACCAGCGCCGACGAGCGCCCCGGCCCCGGCGACCGCGGCATGTCTAGGAGCTGGACTTGGGCAGTGACTTGGGCGCGGCCGCGCGGTGCGCGGGGTCCTCGAGCAGCCGCTGCATGTACTGGTGCTCTTCCTGAATCTGGGCGAGCTGCCGGTTCACGGTCTCGAGCTCGGTCTCGAGGATCCCGACCTTCTTGGACAGCTCCTTGAGGTCCGCCCCGTCCTCGACCTTGCCGCCCTGCATCCGCTCGACCCAGGCCCGGACCACCGGGGAGTCGAGCACGATCGCGGTGAGCGGAATCATCAGCGCGAAGGCGATGAGAACGATGACGGCGACACCCATCCTCGAAACCTAGGCCCCGCGCGGGGCGGCTTCAAGTAGCCGCTCCACGTGGGCCCGCGCCGCCTGGCGCAGCGTCTCGAGCAGCGGCCGCCCGTGGCGGGCCAGGTAGCTGGCCGCCGTGAGCACGCGCTCCTGCGGCTTGCCCCCGGGGAAGAGGCTCGCGCGCGCGCGGGCCAGCTGCTGCAGCGCGGTCTCGTTGCTCCGCTTCAGCGCCGCCACCAGCCGCTTCTCGATCTCGTCCACGGCGTGCAGCGCCTGGTTGCGCGCCGTCTCCACCGGCCGCTCCAGCGTGCGCTCGACGCCCACGGCCGCCGCCTGCACGGCCGCGTAGCGCTCGTCCAGCGCGCGGCGCAGCGCCGCCAGCGAGCCGGCCGCGTCCGCCGGGAGCGCGTCGCGCACCAGCGCCGAGGCCAGCTCGCCCTCCGGCCGCGCCAGGTCCGGGAGCGCGACGCCCAGGCGCTCCAGCACCTTGTCGGTCTTCGCCTCGACGAGGAAGCCCGTGAGCCGCGGCGTCGCCACCGGCCTCGGCACGGCCAGCCGCTCGAACACGGGGCCCACCTGCCGCAGGTAGCCGAGCTCGGCCGGGCCGCCGACGTAGGCGACCGTGGGCAGCACCCGGGCCTCGACGACGGGCCGCAGCAGCACGTTCGCCGACAGCCGCTCGGGCTCGGAGCGCAGCAGGGCCTCGGCGTCCGCCAGGGTGAACCGCTCGCCCGACCGGCGGGTCACGAACGCCGCCCCGTCGATGCGCAGCCGGTCCCGCCCGCCGGCGCCTTCCACCATGACCAGGCTGAGCCCCTCGCCGACGGGCACCGGCGGCTCCTCGCCCGAGCGCGCCAGCTCGGCGGCCCGGTGCGCCAGCGCGTCGTCGAGCGCCTGCGCGGAGCGCAGCGCCTCGAGCACCGCCGGGGCCGCGGCCTGCTTGAGCGACCCGTCCCAGCCGCGGCACACCACCACGCCGAAAGGCGCGAGCAGCTCGGCGAGCGCCGCGGCGTGCGCCTCCGCCATCGACCGCTCGGGCCGGTACGCCCCGCTCAGCCAGCCGAGGGTCTCCGCCCGGAAGTCGCTCGGCGGCAGGGC
This DNA window, taken from Gemmatimonadales bacterium, encodes the following:
- a CDS encoding threonine synthase; amino-acid sequence: MDWTLECSGCGKRQGAGGLPTVCGDCGSPWLVRYATRYPGKPSLPPAATGEGMWRYRALLPLRESERPVTLGEGGTPLLPAARLGAALGAANLWIKDESANPTGSFKARGLSAAVTRAVAAGAGRFVLPTAGNAGVAAAAYGARAGVPVKVFAPRSTPRPLLGQIAAYGADLELVDGHIGDCGARARAYAAEHSAMDLSTLREPYRIEGKKTLGLEIAEQLGWRLPGAIIYPAGGGTGLIGMWKAFGELIESGWVSGPMPRLFAVQSAGCAPVVRAWEAHAERCEPWPDPETVASGLRVPAPLGGALMLRALRESGGGAVAVADPDLVDGARLLAEREGIDACPEGGAAVAAARRLLAAGLIAPAAGVVVFNTGAGVLYGRDLK
- the uvrC gene encoding excinuclease ABC subunit UvrC — its product is MPDEVLQRKLEALPDAPGVYLWKDADGTVLYVGKAGSLRGRVRWYFGDEAAANPRFELLRERIADLDTIVTPSASQALLLENNLIKEYHPRFNVDLRDDKRYPWLAVTVREPFPRVLVTRSAAEDGARYFGPYTDVGALRQTLRVIRRIFTVRSCSYDLPADAPDRPCLDYHIHKCHAPCVGWESREAYGRMIQDVLLFLEGKTLEVRQHLRERMQAASAATDFELAAELRDALKRIDQIEEPPTVERVGGGTCDAIGLARDEDDACAVVLRVRDGKLVGSEHTFLVGVENVPENEILTAFLVRTYLAGDRRAPVAYLPCPPADEAALAEAFGDARWAIPSRGTARRLTDLADQNARHLLETLRLETFEGAERAEDPVYALGRDLGLAAVPRRMACVDISTAQGRDTVGAIVWFENGRPRRSEYRTFKVKLVEGQDDFASLTEVVTRWLKRRSDEGRQLPELLLVDGGRGQLNAALAAAGGLGLSEQLAFASLAKRDEEVYLPSRAEPLRLPRRSPALKLMQRARDEAHRVAVTFNRKRRAARTLTSELLAVPGVGPARRRALLERFGSLAGVQSASAEELAAVPGVSRPLAERILSHLASRS
- the murJ gene encoding murein biosynthesis integral membrane protein MurJ; translation: MPRSPGPGRSSALVAAGILLSRIAGFVRQHVISRYFGLGLVADALGASFRIPNLLQNLFGEGVLSASFIPVYARLVGQGRDEEAGRVAGAVAGLLGLVVAAAVALGVGATPLVVSALAPGFTGDKRLLTITLVRILFPATGILVFSAWCLGILNSHRKFFLSYAAPVVWNAAIIAAAIAGRRAAAERLAVIIAWGAVAGSLLQVLVQVPVVLRLARGLRVSASTADPEVRTVVRNFWPALVGRGVNQISAFVDTVIASLLGNDPVGALANAQLLYTLPVSLFGMSVSAAALPEMSATGGSEAERHAALRRQLEDGLHRIAYFIVPCAMAFLALGQVLVAALFQAGRFRAVDSRYVWGILAGSAVGLLASTLSRLSASTFYALGDTRTPLRFAVVRVVLTTVLGFLCAVPLPPLLGVELKWGAVGLTASAGFSAWVEFALLRRALAARIGATHFARGYLLKLWGAAIAAGAAAVGLWRAASGLGPVTTGLVVLVPYALVYGAATLALRIPAARAVAAWRPGRA
- the bshC gene encoding bacillithiol biosynthesis cysteine-adding enzyme BshC, giving the protein MTVRFEATPGGPPPLGPEPFAAAQAAQSGRAFPSSAAAALVAVAEQGAGPSARSREALLAGRALAVTTGQQPGLFTGPLYTIYKALTAAALAEALAARWSRPVVPVFWVAGDDHDFAEIDHCAVIAGDGGVRTITLRERAAEAPMLPAYRETVGADVARALAALEEALPPSDFRAETLGWLSGAYRPERSMAEAHAAALAELLAPFGVVVCRGWDGSLKQAAAPAVLEALRSAQALDDALAHRAAELARSGEEPPVPVGEGLSLVMVEGAGGRDRLRIDGAAFVTRRSGERFTLADAEALLRSEPERLSANVLLRPVVEARVLPTVAYVGGPAELGYLRQVGPVFERLAVPRPVATPRLTGFLVEAKTDKVLERLGVALPDLARPEGELASALVRDALPADAAGSLAALRRALDERYAAVQAAAVGVERTLERPVETARNQALHAVDEIEKRLVAALKRSNETALQQLARARASLFPGGKPQERVLTAASYLARHGRPLLETLRQAARAHVERLLEAAPRGA